A segment of the Thermodesulfatator atlanticus DSM 21156 genome:
CACATTTTTGAAGAAACTGCCAACCAGGAAAAAGAACATGCCAAACGCTTTTTCAAGTTTCTTCAGGGTGGAGACCTAGAAATTTGTGCTACTTTTCCCGCAGGAAAGATTGGCACCACTTTAGAAAACCTGCGTCACGCTGCGGCCGGGGAACATTACGAATGGAAAGAAATGTACCCAGAGTTTGCCGAGATTGCCCGTCAGGAAGGGTTTCCTGAAATAGCAGGTGTTTTTGAACGGGTTGCGGTAGCAGAAATGTATCATGAGCGCCGCTATGATGCCTTTGCCAAATTGATAGAAGAAGACCGCGTTTTCCGCCGTGAAATGCAGGTTAAGTGGCGTTGCCGCAACTGCGGATACGTACACGAAGGCCTTGAAGCCCCTGAGGAATGCCCTGCCTGTGCCCACTCAAGGGCCTACTTCGAACTTTACGTAGAACCCTGGTAAAAAATAAAAAGCCCCCGCTAAGGGGGCGCCTAAGTTTTCTCAAAAAAATATTTTATCAACCCGTGTCTTAATTCTTCAAACTTTGCCAGAGAACAAGAAATAAACAACTTTTGCCGTTCAAGAGATAAAGGCCTTTGCTCAATTTCTCTTAAGAAATGCGCATAACCAAAGGCCGGGATCATTTTTGAGGCCTCGTTAATTGCTTCCCATAAAACGTCGGGATGCTTTTGAAAACAGATCAAAAGGTCTATCAAATCCTTGGGATCTTCTCTTCCAAGAAATGCTTCAATTTTTCCCACCAAAAGCCCTTTTAAATCCTCAACTAAAAGATCTCCGAAAACCTTTGGTGGGAAAATATTTCTGCCAAATTTTTGGGAAAGTTCAATTTTTAAAAAAGTATCTTTTGAAAACAACAACCATTCAAAGTGGCCAAAATCTAAATCGAAATTTCTCAATTCAAGGCGTCCGCAGATAGTTAGTCGTCGTGAAAATTCTTGAGAAATTCTTAAAATACTTCTCTCGTCTGTTCCCGAGATTATTAGATCAATATCTTCAGAAAACCTGTGTTTCAAATAAAATCGAGAAAGGGCCGTGCCTCCGGTAAAAACAAAAAAAATATCAGGATACTTTTTTTGGATTTTGGCTACCTGCTTTAAAACATCGTTCTGTAAAGACTCAATCTTTTTTATGGAAACAGTGTCTTTCATAAATCTCTTTTAAAGAAAGCCAGTCATTTAATTTTTTTCTGAACCGTTGGTCAAGCTCAATTGGGCGGCGCAACCCCTGACCAGCTAAGCCCTTTTCCAGAGTGTCAAAAAAGGTTTCTGGTTTCCCAAAAAGTTTTATAAGTTCATCCCACGTAAGTTTTGAAAGGGCTCTTTCAAAAAAAGGAGATTCTCCCCTGCACACCGCACTTTTTAATTCTTCAAAGCTGATATCCCTGTCCCAGGCAAGTAGGACCTTGATCTTCTGTCTGTTGTTTTTCACATCCATCTTACTCCCATTCAATAGTGGCAGGGGGTTTGGAAGAGATATCGTAAACCACCCGGTTTACCCCACGGACTTCATTGATAATCCGATTGGAAAGACGTGCCAAAATATCGTAGGGGAGCCTTGTCCAGTCCGCGGTCATGGCATCAACGCTATCAACACACCTTATGGCAATCACGTACTCGTAAGTGCGAAAATCACCCATCACCCCCACGCTGCGCACAGGTAAAAGCACGGCAAAACTCTGCCACACCTTGCGATACCAGCCGCTTTTTTTCATCTCTTCAAGCACAATGGCATCTGCTTCGCGAAGGATTTCAAGTCTTTCTTTGGTGACCTCTCCCAGGATGCGAATGGCAAGGCCTGGCCCCGGAAAGGGCTGGCGGTAGATGATGTCTTCTGGGAGCCCAAGTTCTTTGGCTATTTCGCGCACTTCGTCTTTAAAAAGCTCACGCAAGGGCTCAATGAGTTTTAGTTTCATGCGCTCGGGAAGTGCGCCTACATTGTGATGTGTCTTGATGGTGGCAGAGGGGCCTTTAAAGGACACGCTTTCAATTACGTCAGGATAGAGGGTTCCCTGGGCGAGATAGGTCACCCTGCCTACTTTTTTGGCCTCTTCTTCGAAAATTTCGATAAAAGTGTGGCCGATGATTAAACGTTTTTTCTCAGGATCAGTAACACCTTTTAAACGCTCTAAAAAACGCTCAGAGGCATCTACATAACGCACGTTAAGGCCAAGGGAGCGCATGAGATTGAGAACACTTTCCACCTCACCTTTACGCAAAAGGCCATTGTTTACAAAAATACAGACCAGCCGGTCACCAATTGCTTTGTGCACAAGTACCGCAGTGACCGTGGAGTCAATTCCTCCAGAAAGGGCACAAATGACCTTTTCTTCTGGGCTAACCTTGGCACGCACCTCCTCAACCACGCGGTCTA
Coding sequences within it:
- the rbr gene encoding rubrerythrin — translated: MKLKGTKTEKNLLKAFAGESQARNRYTYFASVAKKEGFVQIAHIFEETANQEKEHAKRFFKFLQGGDLEICATFPAGKIGTTLENLRHAAAGEHYEWKEMYPEFAEIARQEGFPEIAGVFERVAVAEMYHERRYDAFAKLIEEDRVFRREMQVKWRCRNCGYVHEGLEAPEECPACAHSRAYFELYVEPW
- a CDS encoding nucleotidyl transferase AbiEii/AbiGii toxin family protein translates to MKDTVSIKKIESLQNDVLKQVAKIQKKYPDIFFVFTGGTALSRFYLKHRFSEDIDLIISGTDERSILRISQEFSRRLTICGRLELRNFDLDFGHFEWLLFSKDTFLKIELSQKFGRNIFPPKVFGDLLVEDLKGLLVGKIEAFLGREDPKDLIDLLICFQKHPDVLWEAINEASKMIPAFGYAHFLREIEQRPLSLERQKLFISCSLAKFEELRHGLIKYFFEKT
- the guaA gene encoding glutamine-hydrolyzing GMP synthase, translated to MYPDDRILVIDFGSQTTQLIARRVRELHVYSEIKPCTASLEEIKAFGAKGIILSGGPASVYDEGAPTIPREVFELGVPVLGICYGMQLMTFILGGKVEESSKREYGPADLTILDTEDLFYGLNTSRKYRVWMSHGDRVEELAPGFESIAKSENSPYASVRNKEKSLFGVQFHPEVAHTEIGREVLANFVLRICKCEPTWTMRSFIDRVVEEVRAKVSPEEKVICALSGGIDSTVTAVLVHKAIGDRLVCIFVNNGLLRKGEVESVLNLMRSLGLNVRYVDASERFLERLKGVTDPEKKRLIIGHTFIEIFEEEAKKVGRVTYLAQGTLYPDVIESVSFKGPSATIKTHHNVGALPERMKLKLIEPLRELFKDEVREIAKELGLPEDIIYRQPFPGPGLAIRILGEVTKERLEILREADAIVLEEMKKSGWYRKVWQSFAVLLPVRSVGVMGDFRTYEYVIAIRCVDSVDAMTADWTRLPYDILARLSNRIINEVRGVNRVVYDISSKPPATIEWE